The region AAATTAGGCGAGCTGAACTTGGTAATAAACAATCCTGAACAGTCGATAGCACTTCTCGACAAAGCACTGGCAAAACAACCGGACAATATTAAGATCCTGAGCCTTTTGTTAAAAGCTTTGTATGATGAAAACCTGCGTACTAATGGAGATAAGATAAACGATATCATTCAGCGTCAGCAAAATATTTATGAACGACTATATAAGTTGGATCCCCAGGGAGCCGTTCCTTTAAGGAAAAAACTCATAGAAAATTGGAATAAATAGTTAGAATTTGCTATAGTTTTGTCCAAACCTTTAAAATTTAATTAATTATGCATCTAATCGTCCTACTCTTTGCCGGTTTCGCCAGCGTATTTACCATCGGAAAAGCAGCTTTAGAAGTTTCGGATCCACTGTTCTTCGTGGGTTCACGTATGACGATTGCAGGATTATTTATGTGCCTATATTCGGCTTATTCCCAAGGAGCATCCTCACTACGGCTTAATCGCCTACAATGGACAGGCATAGCGGCCCTAGCAGTGGTCAATATCTATTTGACTAACGCACTGGAGTTTTGGGGACTAAAGTATTTGACTTCTACCAAAACTTGTTTTTTCTACAGCTTAACTCCATTTATTGCGGCAATTGGAAGCTACTTATTTTTCAGTGAGAAGTTATCTAAGAAAAAATGGATCGGCCTGATCATCGGGATCGTCGGCTTCTCGCCCATTATTTTTGGATCTGCTGATACAGAAGAGATGCGTTCGTTTCTGATATTTTCCTGGCCTGAACTTGCTGTATTAGGCGCAGTTGTGGCGAGCTCCATCGGCTGGATTCTTTTAAAACAAAGCACGCAAAATCATAAAGTCAGCTCCTTTGCCGCGAATGGCTTAAGCATGTTATTAGGCGGTGCCATCACTACAGTAAATTCTCTATTCGTAGAAAATTGGAATCCTATCCCTACAACAAATATTCCTTCCTTTCTTGTTTGTTCTTTTGCATTGATGACTATCTCCAATTTCTTTTGTTACAATCTTTATGCTCATCTATTCAATAGATTCAGTGCGACTTTCATATCGTTCAGTGGTTTTATAACACCGGCGTTTACTGCTTTATACGGTTATGTTTTTCTAAATGAACAGATCCCCCTTCTTTTTTACCCTTCCTATGCAATGGTTTCCTTAGGAATTTTTGTGTTCTATATGGAAGAACTCAAAGTGGGTGTACCGGAATCTAAAGAAGCTCTTACAGTGAATATTACGGAACCTCAAGAAGCTTAGGCTTTTTGGAAATTTCATCTCTTAATCTTATTGAATATAATAAAATTTTCGAAAGATTTATTTTAAATTTAATTAAGAAATGATTTAATAATATTAAAGAGTATTGTTAATTTTTTATTTATATTTGAGGTCAGCGATTATGCAAAAACCAAAGATCATATTGATTGAAGATGAAGAAGATATCGCCGCCTTGATCAAACTTCAAGCGGAAATGTCCGGGTACAAATTACAGGCCGAAGTAGACGGTTTGAATGGTTATAGAGCTATAGAAAAAGAAAAACCTGATCTAGTCATACTCGATATTATGCTTCCCGGTCAAAGCGGTTTAGATGTTTGCCGTAAAATAAAAAACCATCCCGATTTAAAAGACATTCCGGTCATTATGATTTCTGCTAAAAGTGAAGAGCTAGACATTGTATTAGGGCTCGAATTAGGCGCTGATGACTATGTTGCTAAACCCTTTTCTCCAAAAGTCCTATTCTCAAGGGTCAGGGCCGTTCTGCGTAGAGGTAAAGAACCTGAAAAAGCTCCTAAACTGGTGAAATTCGGCGCCTTTACAATGGATGTCGACAGATATTTAGTTAAAAAGAAAGAAAAGCCTATCCAATTAACGCTTTCTGAATTTGGTATTCTACGCCGTCTACTTATGAACCGCGGAAAAGTGCTGACTCGGAACCAACTCCTTGATGATGTGCAAAATGATGATGCTTTCATTGTAGACCGTAACATCGATGTTCACATCGCAGCGCTTAGAAAAAAATTAGGGCCGAATTTCCACTGGATCGAGACCGTCAGGGGTGTCGGCTACCGCTTTAAGGAAGAAGAATAGATTTCTTTAGCCTTTCTAATTGTGCAGGGTCTGCAACCACCCTGCACTTTTTATGTTTTGATACGGAAACTGTTCCCGGCCTATGCCCACCAGGACCACGAGAGACAAATTTGGCCTGTGTCAAGATAACTTCCCCCTCGCCTGCCTTTGCTAATCTGCTATGCTGTAATGCTAGCTGCATCGCATCATAAAGCGTTTCTTGTGCAGGGGCTTCTGATCGTATCACAATGTGTGAACCGGGGACATCTGCCGTATGAAGCCACCAGTCATTTCCTCGTGCTAGTTTTAAACTTAAAGTTTCGTTATCCCGTGCTGTGCGGCCTACCCAAATTTCTGTTCCATCCTTCGCCTGATACTTTTTGTAGGGTAGCTTGGGAGCCGGTATTTTCTTCTGTCCCGGCTTGGATTGCGGACTTAAAGAGGGAAAACGGTGTTTGATCTGTTCCCATTCTTCTTCACAAGATATCTTTTCCAGGAGGCCTATTTCTTCTTCCACGATCAGGGCTTTGCTTTGTAGCATCTTTAAACGCCGTTCAAAATGAGGGATGGATTTTTGAAGTTTTTTTGCTGCCTTAAATCGTTTTTTTAGCTGCTCTTCTACCGGAATACGTGGTTCTATAGCGAGGGTTTTCGTTGTTCCATCCTTCCAATCGTCAACGGAAATCTGAGTATCGCCTTTCTTATAGCTGTAAAGATTGGACTGTAGCAGCACAGCCTCGTGGTAATTATTTTCCCATCCCTCGGCAAGCTGCAGATCTTGTCGAGTTGTATCCATTGTACTTGTGGTGCGTTTAAGATTTTTATGCAGCTGTCTGAGCGTTGTGGAGACTGCATTTTCCCAGGACAATTTCATACGTTCACCATTTTACCATATTTGTGTTACAATATTCTGAAAAACAGGAGTTTAAAGTGTTATCTCTATCCGGCGTGACCATGCGGTTTGGTTCTAAAATTCTCTACGAAAATGTAGATCTTCAGCTTAACCCGGGTAGACGGTATGGTCTTGTAGGAGCTAATGGCTGCGGAAAGTCCACTTTGTTGGAAATTCTATCAGGAAACCTAGTCCCAGATAAAGGAGATATTGCCACCCCTTCAGGCGTTACCATTGGAACGATGAAGCAAGACCAATATCTTTTCGACGAAGAACCACTTCTCAACGTTGTTTTACGTGGAAAAGAACAGCTCTGGGAAGCAATGCAGCAAAGGCAGCACCTCTTTGATACAGTAGAAGAATTTGATGAAGCAACGTGCCATCGTTTAGAGAAACTGGAATCTATCATTGCGGCCCATGATGGATACGTTGCCGAAAGCGACGCGGCAAAACTCTTAGAAGGATTAGGCATTCCGGCAGAAAAACATTTCCAGCCTATGCGGCTTTTCTCCGGGGGCTATAAACTCCGCGTTCTCTTGGCACGCCTTTTGTTTTCAGATTGTGATTTCTTGTTATTGGACGAACCTACCAACCACCTTGACCTATTTACTATCCGCTGGTTGGAAGAGTTTCTACGCAACTATAGAGGGACCCTCTTGGTTATTTCGCATGATAGAATGTTCTTAAATAACGTTTGTACAGATATACTAGACACTGACCACAATACTGTACGCCACTTTAAAGGAAACTACGACGCCTTTGTCCAAGCGAAAAGCGAGATGCATTTGCTGATGGAAAAACAAATGGTCAACCAGGAGAAAAGGCGCGACCAATTGATGGAATTTGTCGAAAAATTAGGCGCCAAGGCATCCAAAGCTACCCAAGCTAAATCTAAAATGCATCTTGTTGAAAAATTAAATGATCAAATGGCAGAACTTGAAGTAGCTCCTTCCTCAAGACGTTCACCAAGACTTGGGTTTAAAGTGGACAAAGCATCGGGAGCGCGAGTATTACGCGTCGACACTCTAAGCAAAAACTACGGCGAAAACCACGTTCTAAATAATGTGACCTTGGAAATTGAAAGAGGCGAGAAAGTTGCTTTCCTAGGAGCTAACGGAATAGGTAAAACCACTTTCTTAGAAATCATTACAGGTAATATAGAGTTGACCTCAGGATCATTTGAATGGGGCCATAATGCTAATGTTGCCTATTTTCCCCAGGATCCACGTAAAGCTTTAGACCAGGATAAAACCCCCTTGGAGTGGCTCTGTTCCATAGACTATAAAGTGAGCGAACAACAAGTCCGTGGTCTATTAGGACGCGTGCTTATTGAAGGGGATGAAGTGCATCAGCCCATCAATACCCTCAGTGGGGGAGAGATGGCCCGCCTCATCTTAGCGCAAATGATGATCAAAAAGCCGAATGTCTTAATCTTTGACGAACCGACAAACCACCTGGATATGGAGTCGATGGAAGAGTTATTGAACTGTCTTAATGACTATGACGGCACAGTTCTGCTCGTCAGCCACAACCGTTATTTCGTGTCGACATTTGCTGATAGAATCATTGAAATCCAACCGGAAGGCATTGCGAATTATCTCTGCACCTATGAAGAATATATTGCTAAAAGAGATCTGGACCTCCTAGACCGCAATGTTAAACGGCCTACAGCAAAACAACAAACAACTAAAGCTTCGGATCCTCTTCCGCGTGAAGATAAACGCAAGAAAGCTCACCTTGAGAAAGACCTCAAAGAGGTCGAAGATAAATGCAGCAGCTTGGAAATTGAGCTTAAGGAGATTGATAGTAAGCTTTTTGATCCTGAGTACTATGTAAAAGCCTCTTTTGATGAGCAGAATAAGTTGAAAGGGCGGAAAGAGGCTATTGAAAAAGAGCTGGAAAGCTTGATTGTCCGTTGGGAAGAGATCAACCAAGTACTTGCTAAGTCAACATAATCCTGATTCATAGAGCCGGCGACTTGTCGCCGGACTCCTATTTTACGATAGGCTTTTTGGAAAAGCCGCTTTAAGCTGCGGTACTTTATCGGTACGCTCCCAAGTGAATTCCGGATCTGTCCTTCCAAAATGACCTTCGGATGCCGTCTTAAAGTAGATGGGGCGAAGCATCTGCAAAGTTTCAATAATGCCGCCCGGAGTCAAGTCAAAGAGCTTATGTACCACATCTTCTAGTTCACATTCATTTACTTTGCTCGTCCCGAATGTTTCCACGCGGATGGAAACCGGTTCAACACGCCCTATCGCGTAGGAAATTTGCACTTCACACGTATCTGCTAAACCGGCAGCAACAATATTCTTTGCTACATACCGGGCAGCATAGCCTCCGGAGCGGTCTACTTTAGTAGGATCCTTACCCGAGAAAGCCCCTCCGCCATGCCTGCCTCGGCCGCCGTAGGTGTCTACAATAATTTTGCGACCGGTCAGACCGCAGTCCGATGCGGGCCCGCCCTGAATGAAGCTTCCGGAAGGATTAATAAAAAAAGTCGTTTGATCATCCAAAAGATGCGAAGGGATGATTTTTGCTGCCATGGCCTGCATATCTTTCTTGATTTGTTCTTGAGTGACATCCGGATTATGCTGGGTAGATATTACGATGGCATGGATACGTTTTGGCTTGTGATCGGGGGTATATTGCACAGTAACTTGGGCTTTAGCATCCGGCCTTAAATAGGGGATATTTCCGCTTTGTCTTTCCAAACGTAGCTGACGGATGATGCTGTGTGCTAACATTATGGGCAAGGGCATCAGCTCAGGCGTCTCATTGCAGGCAAATCCGAACATCAGCCCTTGGTCGCCTGCGCCGAGTTTTTTATGGCCCTTAGAAACTCCGGCTGCTATTTCGGGAGATTGTTTGTTAATCGTTGTCAATATTCCGCAGGAGTGGTAATCAAACCCCCATTCGGGATTGTTGTATCCGATTTTTTTAATGGTTTCTCTGACGACAGCACGGTAGTCGATATTTGCATGTGTTGTAATTTCCCCTGCCAAGACAACCAACCCGCTGCTAACTAGGGTTTCACACGCTACACGCGAGTGGGGATCATGTTCTAAACAACTGTCCAGGATGGCGTCAGAAATCTGATCCGCAATTTTATCGGGATGACCGGATGAAACAGATTCTGATGTAAATAGATAATGCTGCATAGTATAAAACACCTTGTAAAGTTAACTTTATAATATTCATTGGATATTTCTCTATGTTCATCATCGTTCTTTTAACTTCTACCGTATTGAGTTTCTCTGAAATTGAGCATACTCCCCCCAAAGAATTAACGGAGATATACAGTGGACAAAAAGTCGCTGTTAGGGGATTTCCTTATGCGACAGAACAGGGGGAGTGGATACTTTCAGATGAACCCAACTTACGCTCTTGCTGTGTAGGAAAGGGCCCAAAAGCAGCTAAACAAATCGTCTTACAAGAAAATGCTAAACAATTCACAACTTTTCAAGTGATAGAAGTGGAAGGTCTTTTAGCCGAGAGAGATAATCGCCTTGTCTTGCAGGACTGGAATACCGTAAATCCAAAAGGGGCCATCGCCTGGGGGTTCTATGCGCTTCTTATGCTTTCAGTCTTGGCAGGATTTCTTGGCCGTAAAGCCTTTCAATGGTATCGACGATAGTCTGTGTTTGCGAGTCTAATTCAAGATTAATGCTATCACCCGCCTTCTTTTTACCTAAAGTTGTTCTCTGTAATGTTTCAGGAATCAAATGTACCGTAAACATGCCATTTCGAACGACATCGACCAAGGTTAAGCTCACGCCGTCTAGCGCTACGTAGCCTTTAGGAAGAAGATATTTAGTCCATTCTGCAGGGCAAGCGCAGGTTAAAATCGAATAGTCGGGGAAATCCCTTTTTTCTTTGATGGTCACTATGCCCCAAACATGCCCGGACAATAAGTGACCTCCTATTTCATCTCCGATAGTGGCAGATCTTTCAATATTGACCAAAATATGCGGTTGTAATTTGCCCAGGGTAGTGCGTTTTAAAGTTTCAGGAATGACATCAAATGTTACTGTTGTTTCTTCTATTGTAACTACTGTAAGGCACACTCCATCAACGGCAATGCTCGCGCCTAACTTTAATCCCTGGGAAAGGCTTAGGGGAAGTGAAATCGCTATTTGTTTATTATTGACCATATCCTTTATATCATGGATTGGACACAAAGCACGAACGATTCCCGTAAACATAATTCCCTTATTCTAAGCATTTAAAAACTACACTTATAAGAAGATTTGCTAATTAAAATAAAGAGGTGTTTATAACGTCTCTGAAAAATTTGAATATAGATAAGTTTTTTATCACAATAAGGAAAAGTATGGCAGATGCGTTAGGTAATTCATTTTTAAGTCTTTATTCTTCCTCAGATTCAACTTCATCCTATATCGAAAACTATGTACATGAAGACTCCATAGAAATCAGTGACACAGCTGCCGTCAAGCCGGCCCATTCCATCCAAGAGATGAATTTGTTTTATGAACGGGTGCAGGCGGCTAGTCGCTCCCTTTCAGACTCCTCCATTGCTTCAATACCTAAACCTGTGATGGAGAAGCTTTATAGACTGCAACTCCTTTACAGTTCAAACACATCGGACGATGCCCTTGAAATGGCGCAATTTGCTGTTAAGCTGGAAAATGAACCCTTTATCCCCAAAGATAAAGCTTTAAACTTTGAAATCCTGCCTTCAGAGAGTTCCGATATATTGAAAGCCTTCGTAGAATATTCCTATGACAAAAAGAAAAGGTTGAAACATCAGACCTACATTTTACGTCTACATGGGGTTGGTAAACACAAAAAAATGTACCAAGCCACCCACCTGCGCACCTATCAGCAAAAAGCAATTTTAATTCTAGATAAAAGTCAGATCTCTAAGAAAGAATTAGAAAATGAACTTGCTTTTCAGGATATTCTCAAAAAAGTTAAAGGATGTGTAACAGCAAAAAAGATATTTACAAACGATTCTTACGTTATATTAATGACAACTCTTTGTAATAAAGGAACTTTGGAAAGAGAGATCAAATTAACCGGAGAATTATATGAAAGAAGAGTTTTGTTTGAGCTTTATATTTTAAGTGGTATCTTCGCACAAATGCACAATGAGAAAGTCCTTCATGGTGATATTAAACCTGACAATATTATGTATACTAAGTCACACAAATATAACTTGATGGAACTCAAAGTCATCGATTTTGGATCTTCAAGGTTTATCACTAAAGAGGGTATCAACCAACCTCTGGGCGGTCCCGTATTATTCCTTCCCCCCGAAGCTACGAAAATTCGCATCAAAATATTAGAGCTTAAAGAATTGGAAGCTAACTTAGACAAACTGAAAAAAGCATTGGTCAGAAAAAATGCTTTGAAGCGATATAAATGTAAGTTAAGCAAAAAGAGAAGTGAAATTCAAAGAGCAAATGCTTTAATTACTTCAAAACTAGATGTATATATGTTAGGGGAGACTTTTTATATGCGTATAAACGGGGGCAAACTACCTCCGGTCCAAGCTGAATTTGCAGCGAGAATAAAACAAGGGACAGCCAGTGGAAAAGATGAAATTATTGAGATTTATTTAAACATGACGGGTAAAAATATGCCTTATAAAGAGCCCTCTCGCCGTAAGTTTTTACAACACCTGATTTGGAGAATGCTCCTGCCGGATCAGAACCGCCGTCCATCCATGCACCAAATCCACACAATGCTTTCAAAAAAGTATCCTTTTCTTGAAGCTGAGAGCATCAATTGGTACTAATTGCACTAGAAGTGCATTCCTATTCCTAAGCCTGTTTTAAACCCACCTAGATCAACATGTGTTTGGTAGTTATTTGGTTGGTATAAATAATCAAAGAAAGTATCTAGAAATAGGTTGTCGGTAAAATAATAATAGAAGCCTGATTTCAATACCCCACCATAAACAAGTCTAGAGACTTTTTCGGATTGGTTAAAAAGATGGTTTTTTAATTCTACCCGCGCAAAACTAGCCCCTAGCCCTAAATAAACACTTAATTGTTCCGATAATACGTAAGGAAGTTTGATTCCTAAACTCGTATTAGCAATGGAAATTCTAGTAGGATCATTCAACCCTATTGAATGGCCATGCTTGCTGAACCAATCAAAATTAACCCATCCCTGAAAGCAATTGTAAACAGAGGTGGAAGCTTCCACTTGGAAAGAGGGGCCGACTGTTCCATAAATTTCTCTAAATCGTCCTGAGCTATGCCAAAATGCGGCTGTACGAAATTCAATACTGTTTTGTGTTTCAGCGGATAATGGGAAGGACCCCATCCAAAATGAAAGAAGAAATAGAAGCTTAGTAGTGGTCTTATTCATTAATAATCCTTATGGAAACTGGTGTACTCACTAGATTAGCAGCATTTATAGCAAAAATTTTATAATGCGAGGCATCTTTTTTTGAACGGAGTAGGATCTCATAAACGAGTGGAGAACTAGAAGGAATGACCGCCACTATTTGTCCATTCAGAGTGATCTGATAGAAAAGAACATCCCCTGAAGGGCTGGGATTCCACGTTACCTCAAGCACATATTTCGTGCGGTTCAAAAACTTATTTTTGATGACGTTGCCCAGAAAGAGCCCAGGAGGAAGAGGGATAGGCGAGACAGGCGCATCAGGTATTTGAATATTTTGGGTGACTGTAGCGCTAGGGCCCCCATTATTGCTTACAGATTGGCCTGTAAAGGTTTGTGTTGTAGAAGTCCCACCTGAATTTGTCACAGTAAGAGTGACCGTGTAGGATCCGCCACCTAAATAGGTATGTTGAACCGGATTGGAAGTTGTTGTGATGATAGTGCCGTCACCAAAGTCCCAAACGTAACTTGCAATTGTCCCTACATTCGTTGTGGATGTAGATATAAAAGTTGTTGGAGATAAAGCTTGAGCCGGTGCTGCTACAAAAGAAGCGATAGGGGCTTGATCAGGGGTTATCGCTACAAAAGCCTGAAATCCGGTGACGCTCGTTTGAGTTATGTTGGTTGTGCCTACGGCTACAGTTGTAAAAGTATTGCTGTTGGCATGAGTGAAAACGGCTTTTTGACTATCTGGAGAAATCGCAACACCCTGCTGAGTATAATTTCCTGGAACGGTGTCAAACGGTATGTCCACGGTTGCATAGCTTGACAAATTGAGGGCTGTTCCGTAATTCACATTCTCATTTGCTATATATGCCCACAATCCATTGGCAGAAACTGCAATATTAGTAGGCTGTGCATTGGGGGTGATAGGAATCGTCTGAGAAACGGTTTGGGTCAGTAAATTTATTTCATAGACCTTATTATTTATCATGTCTGTGACGTAGGCCAATTGCCCGCTTGGCGCCAATGCAATACGTGTCGATCTGCCAGGCACGTTAATAGGAAGTCCAAATACATTCCCTGCGGTAGTCATACTTAGAATAGAGGATGTCTGTGTAAGATAGATTGTAGAACCGTCAGGCGATATAGCCACAGAATTGGACTGAATATTGGTAGAAATGGGAATTACCGTGTATGTACTGCTCGCTAGATCTAATTTTAGAATTGTATAAACACTCGAATCATCGACCGCCGTAATATATGCTGTCGTCCCATCCGGTGTGATAGCAATACTAAAAGGGGTTTGAAGAACTCCACCCTCATTGAGAGAAATAGTATTTATAACCGTTTGTGTTGCGAGATTCACCACGGTTACAGTGGAAACAACATTTTGGTTAATGACATAGAGTGTAGCGGCGTCGGGGGTGATAGCCAGTGCTTCACTGCGCCCACCTGAGATAGGTAGCCCTGCAGTTTCTGTGGTCACATCAAAAGTGATAACTTGAAAGTTAGATTTATCTGCAGCGTAGGCAAACCAATCCGCCGCAGCTAAAGGAGTAAAAAATAAATATGCTGAAATGATGTATAAGGAGAATAGTTTAAACCTCACAAAGCCCTTTATTAAATAAAATGATTGTTTGTTTTATAGCATTTTATGGAGAGGCCTTCAAGAGATTAGTGTGTTATTTTCTAGGCATGTTCTGTTGAAGTGTATTTGAATTTCAGAAATATTATATTTACTCATCCACTTCTCTTTGGAGGCTTCACAACGTGCCAAAGTTGCAGCATAGGAAGGATGTGCCTTCATCTTTCTGCCAGAGTGGCGAAGCATATCAGGCAGGTTGGGGAAACAATTATTATTGAGATTCAATTGCTCTAAGTTTGATAGTTTTTCGAGATCCTCAAAACATTAAGATATTAGATTAATTATCTAAATGAATTAATTCTAAGGATTCAAGTTGGATCGATGATGGAAGAAATGTTTGCGCGAGTTTTTTAAAGCGACCAGGGTCGTCTGTCACGTAAAACTGCTGTTTTGAGCTTTTAAGCGATGTAGATTTCAGCTGTTGTTGGATAGCTTCTGCACAGCACTGGGCTGAGTCTACAATATGAACATGACTTGGAAGTTGTTTGGAGATGGCTTTTCTGAGGAGTGGGTAGTGTGTACAGCCCAGGATGACAGTATCGCATTCAGCATCGAGAATAGGTTTCAAGTATTCCTGAACCATTAAATGAGTGGCGGGGTGGTCCAGCAGCATTTCTTCTACCAAGGGGACGAATAACGGGCAAGCAACAGGGAGGATGTGCGCATGGGGCAGGAGTGTATGCAATGCTTTTTGGTAGCTGCCGGAACGTATAGTGGCATGGGTTCCAAGTACCCCGATGCATTGATTTTGAGTGAGGGTGCTGGCTTTGAAAGCGCTAGGATAAAGAACATCGATAACAGGTACCGGTAGCGAGTCTTTCCATTCTTGCGAGGTAAAGGATGAGGCTGTGTTGCAGGCAATCACGACCATTTTGACAGGGTGGTCTAATAGAAACTGGACGCATTGCCTGCTGTATTTTTCAATGGTTTGACAGCTTTTATCTCCGTAGGGCAGCCGTGCGGTGTCGCCAAAATACACTATCGATTCGTGGGGGAGGAGAGCGGCGACAGACCGCAGGACGATCAGTCCGCCGGCGCCCGAATCGAATATTCCTATCGGAAGGTCTTGCATCAGAGTTTGGGAGGGATGATGAGGGTTTGACCGGCAATGATTTTATCGGAAGACAGTTTATTTTCTTCACGTAGGGCTTTGAGCGAGACTCCGAACTTGACGGCTATTTTACCCAAGCTGTCACCCGGTTGTACTTGATAGCTATTGCTGTTGAGATCTTGGTTATTATTTACCACAGTAGGGCTGATGGGAGGGCCTTGCAAAGCTTCAGTGAGTGTTTGTAAGGCTATCTGCAGGTGGTTAATATTATTGCTCTGCAGTGCCATTGAAGATTCGTAGTTAGCGATCCTTTCGTGCAGGGCCATCAGAGCATTATTTTGCTTTTCCAGATGTTGTTTATAGGCTGCAACTTCTGTGGAAATGACTTGAAGGTTTTTCTCAATCAGAGTTAACCGTTGGTCTGCCGATCCTGACTTTTCCTTCATCCCTTCTTGGAGTAGCTTTTGGGAGTTTTTCAAGTCTTTGCGGATAGAATCGATGATATCTTCTTGGTTAGCCAGCTTTTCTTCCAGTACTCGCAGCTCTGATTCGTGGTTGCTGCTCATCCTTTTCAGATCCACAATATCACGGGCATCAGGAACTGTGGGCCGCTGGAATTGCTGTTGCTGCAATTGCTGCTGTTGCGGGAAGGAAGGAGCGCCCCAAAGGACGCTTCCTCCCATCAAGAAAAGTAAGAAAAGGTTTTTTCTAGCGCTCATAGACTTTGAACTCGGCTCTGCGGTTTTGCGACCAAGCTTGTTCGTTATGCATTGTCACTAGAGGGCGTTCTACTCCGTAGGAAATAGTAAAAATATTGTCGGGGTTGACACCGTCTTCGATCAGGATATTTCTTACGGCATTAGCACGGCGTGCGCCTAAAGCTAGGTTATAGGCTTCAGCGCCTCTTTCATCGGTGTGTCCTTCAACGAAAATGTAGGTGTTGGGCCTAGATTTCATGAAGCTGGCGATGGATTGGATCGTGGATAGGTTCTCTTGCCCTTTAATCAGGTTGCTATTGTAGGAGAAGAGCACATTTCTGAAGATGTTGCGCAATACTCTATCCTGTGCGGGATCTTTAAAAGCGCTGATACCTGGCACTGGGCTGCCTGGATCACCTGGAGAGTCTTTTGGTGGAGGTGCAATATAGTCGCCCATTGCCAGTTCATCTCCGTAGTCATTGTCTTCGTAAGGGACATAATCTACAGGTTGTCTTTGCAGTTGGAAGGAGGTGCAGCACTCATCTTCCGGGCAGTAGAATTCGTCGCGAGAGCCGACTGCACGGGAGTGGGAGCTTTCTCCACCACAGAGTGAGCTGAATCCGCGGGTCATGTGACGGTAGCAGGAAGAGGTGTCATCCCAGACTTGTTCGCGGGAACGAGAGCAG is a window of Parachlamydiales bacterium DNA encoding:
- a CDS encoding protein kinase; its protein translation is MADALGNSFLSLYSSSDSTSSYIENYVHEDSIEISDTAAVKPAHSIQEMNLFYERVQAASRSLSDSSIASIPKPVMEKLYRLQLLYSSNTSDDALEMAQFAVKLENEPFIPKDKALNFEILPSESSDILKAFVEYSYDKKKRLKHQTYILRLHGVGKHKKMYQATHLRTYQQKAILILDKSQISKKELENELAFQDILKKVKGCVTAKKIFTNDSYVILMTTLCNKGTLEREIKLTGELYERRVLFELYILSGIFAQMHNEKVLHGDIKPDNIMYTKSHKYNLMELKVIDFGSSRFITKEGINQPLGGPVLFLPPEATKIRIKILELKELEANLDKLKKALVRKNALKRYKCKLSKKRSEIQRANALITSKLDVYMLGETFYMRINGGKLPPVQAEFAARIKQGTASGKDEIIEIYLNMTGKNMPYKEPSRRKFLQHLIWRMLLPDQNRRPSMHQIHTMLSKKYPFLEAESINWY
- a CDS encoding PKD domain-containing protein, whose product is MRFKLFSLYIISAYLFFTPLAAADWFAYAADKSNFQVITFDVTTETAGLPISGGRSEALAITPDAATLYVINQNVVSTVTVVNLATQTVINTISLNEGGVLQTPFSIAITPDGTTAYITAVDDSSVYTILKLDLASSTYTVIPISTNIQSNSVAISPDGSTIYLTQTSSILSMTTAGNVFGLPINVPGRSTRIALAPSGQLAYVTDMINNKVYEINLLTQTVSQTIPITPNAQPTNIAVSANGLWAYIANENVNYGTALNLSSYATVDIPFDTVPGNYTQQGVAISPDSQKAVFTHANSNTFTTVAVGTTNITQTSVTGFQAFVAITPDQAPIASFVAAPAQALSPTTFISTSTTNVGTIASYVWDFGDGTIITTTSNPVQHTYLGGGSYTVTLTVTNSGGTSTTQTFTGQSVSNNGGPSATVTQNIQIPDAPVSPIPLPPGLFLGNVIKNKFLNRTKYVLEVTWNPSPSGDVLFYQITLNGQIVAVIPSSSPLVYEILLRSKKDASHYKIFAINAANLVSTPVSIRIINE
- the murI gene encoding glutamate racemase, coding for MQDLPIGIFDSGAGGLIVLRSVAALLPHESIVYFGDTARLPYGDKSCQTIEKYSRQCVQFLLDHPVKMVVIACNTASSFTSQEWKDSLPVPVIDVLYPSAFKASTLTQNQCIGVLGTHATIRSGSYQKALHTLLPHAHILPVACPLFVPLVEEMLLDHPATHLMVQEYLKPILDAECDTVILGCTHYPLLRKAISKQLPSHVHIVDSAQCCAEAIQQQLKSTSLKSSKQQFYVTDDPGRFKKLAQTFLPSSIQLESLELIHLDN
- a CDS encoding LysM peptidoglycan-binding domain-containing protein, yielding MSARKNLFLLFLMGGSVLWGAPSFPQQQQLQQQQFQRPTVPDARDIVDLKRMSSNHESELRVLEEKLANQEDIIDSIRKDLKNSQKLLQEGMKEKSGSADQRLTLIEKNLQVISTEVAAYKQHLEKQNNALMALHERIANYESSMALQSNNINHLQIALQTLTEALQGPPISPTVVNNNQDLNSNSYQVQPGDSLGKIAVKFGVSLKALREENKLSSDKIIAGQTLIIPPKL
- a CDS encoding OmpA family protein, with translation MFTFRQCILFATLAASALTMTSCSRSREQVWDDTSSCYRHMTRGFSSLCGGESSHSRAVGSRDEFYCPEDECCTSFQLQRQPVDYVPYEDNDYGDELAMGDYIAPPPKDSPGDPGSPVPGISAFKDPAQDRVLRNIFRNVLFSYNSNLIKGQENLSTIQSIASFMKSRPNTYIFVEGHTDERGAEAYNLALGARRANAVRNILIEDGVNPDNIFTISYGVERPLVTMHNEQAWSQNRRAEFKVYER